The following are from one region of the Lacinutrix sp. Bg11-31 genome:
- a CDS encoding type I restriction endonuclease subunit R: MTKEQQIEEELIERLSDLKYTYRKDIRTKSALELNFRQKFEALNRVKLTDAEFDKLLTEIINPDVFKSSNHLRKRNTFIREDDTPLHYTLVNIKDWCKNDFEVINQLRMNTENSNHRYDVILLINGVPVVQIELKTLEISPNRAMQQIVDYKNDIGNGYTNSLMCFMQLFIVSNQSRTFYFSNNNNKHFAFNADEQFLPVYKLARKNNSKIDGLEEFTDKFLAKCTLGEMISRYMVLVETEQKILVMRPYQIYAVKAIVDCIEQDRGNGYIWHTTGSGKTLTSFKASTLLKDNDDIEKCLFVVDRKDLDRQTRDEFNKFQEGSVEENTNTKTLVKRMLSTDYADKVIVTTIQKLGLALDTKNDKNYIEHLEQLKDKRVVFIFDECHRSQFGENHKAIVEFFPKAQLFGFTGTPIFEENSSYKTIEGETASYKTTEDVFQKELHAYTITNAIEDKNVLRFHIDYFKPEEKITVGDDVHKLAVTKAILNKHDKATHYKRFNAVFATASINDAIQYYQTFKKLQAEKVKENEDYKPLQIACVFSPPAEGNKDIQQIQEDLPQEKADNTVEPNKKKEALNTIIADYNTQYNTNHRINDFDLYYQDVQQRIKDQKYSNADYPHKNKIDVMIVVDMLLTGFDSKYLNTLYVDKNLKYHGLIQAYSRTNRVINDTKPYGNILVFRDQEEEVNKAMIRFSGAKIEKAKEIWLVDAAPKVIEKYKEAVEQLNQFMEAKGLSCSPSEVSNLKGDEARAGFINAFKEVQRYKTQLDQYTDLEETQNETIEALLPEDDLRSFKSVYLDTAKRLQATQNKQGDKASKDVQQLNFEYVLFSSAIIDYDYIIGLIAQFTQDKPSKHKMTREELINLLGSSSNLMDEREGIIAYINTLEVGNALNEKEIRFGYQKFKDEISAKEIQDIADKHSLTKESLNAFINEIMNRMIFDGEKLTDLLEPLELGWKDRRVKELALMEDLVPLLNKIALGREIAGLNAYE; the protein is encoded by the coding sequence ATGACCAAAGAACAACAAATAGAGGAAGAACTAATCGAAAGATTATCGGATTTAAAATATACGTATCGTAAAGATATTAGAACAAAGAGTGCTTTAGAATTAAATTTTAGACAGAAGTTTGAAGCATTGAATAGAGTGAAATTAACTGATGCTGAATTTGATAAGTTATTAACTGAAATTATAAATCCAGATGTATTTAAATCTTCTAATCATTTAAGAAAAAGAAATACATTTATTAGAGAAGATGATACGCCATTACATTACACATTAGTTAATATAAAAGATTGGTGTAAGAATGATTTTGAGGTAATTAACCAACTTCGAATGAATACAGAAAATAGCAATCATAGATATGATGTTATTTTATTAATTAACGGAGTGCCAGTTGTACAAATAGAGCTAAAAACCTTAGAAATTAGTCCTAATCGTGCTATGCAACAAATAGTAGACTATAAAAATGATATTGGTAACGGATATACCAATTCGTTAATGTGCTTTATGCAGTTATTTATTGTTAGTAATCAATCTAGGACTTTTTACTTCTCTAATAACAATAACAAACACTTTGCTTTTAATGCTGATGAACAATTCTTACCTGTATATAAATTAGCAAGGAAAAACAATTCTAAAATAGATGGTTTAGAAGAGTTTACCGATAAATTTTTAGCTAAATGTACTCTAGGTGAAATGATTAGTCGATATATGGTGTTAGTAGAAACTGAGCAAAAAATATTGGTAATGCGTCCCTATCAAATTTATGCAGTAAAGGCTATTGTAGACTGTATAGAACAAGATAGAGGAAACGGTTATATCTGGCACACTACAGGAAGTGGTAAAACACTAACATCTTTTAAGGCTTCTACACTTTTAAAAGATAATGATGATATTGAAAAATGTTTATTTGTTGTAGATAGAAAAGATTTAGATAGACAAACAAGAGATGAGTTTAATAAATTTCAAGAAGGTAGTGTAGAAGAAAATACCAATACAAAAACATTGGTAAAAAGAATGCTTTCTACAGATTATGCAGATAAAGTAATTGTTACAACCATTCAAAAATTAGGTTTAGCGTTAGATACAAAAAACGATAAAAATTATATAGAACATTTAGAGCAATTAAAAGATAAGAGAGTAGTTTTTATTTTTGATGAATGTCACCGTTCACAGTTTGGAGAAAACCATAAAGCTATTGTAGAGTTCTTTCCTAAAGCACAACTATTCGGTTTTACAGGAACACCTATTTTTGAAGAAAATTCAAGTTATAAAACAATTGAAGGAGAAACTGCATCTTATAAAACTACAGAAGATGTTTTTCAAAAAGAATTACACGCATATACCATTACAAACGCAATAGAAGATAAAAATGTATTACGTTTTCATATCGACTATTTTAAACCAGAAGAAAAAATAACGGTAGGTGATGATGTACATAAGTTAGCGGTAACGAAAGCGATATTAAACAAACACGATAAAGCAACACATTACAAGCGTTTTAATGCGGTATTTGCTACAGCTTCTATAAATGATGCTATTCAGTATTACCAAACCTTTAAAAAGCTACAGGCAGAGAAAGTAAAGGAAAATGAAGATTATAAACCTTTACAAATAGCGTGTGTGTTTTCACCGCCAGCAGAGGGTAATAAAGATATACAACAAATACAAGAGGATTTACCACAAGAAAAAGCTGATAATACGGTAGAGCCGAATAAAAAGAAAGAAGCATTAAATACTATTATTGCAGACTATAACACCCAATACAATACCAATCATAGAATAAACGATTTCGATTTATACTATCAAGATGTTCAGCAACGCATAAAAGACCAAAAATATTCAAATGCAGATTATCCTCACAAAAATAAAATTGATGTGATGATAGTGGTAGATATGTTATTAACTGGTTTTGATTCTAAGTATTTAAATACGCTATATGTAGATAAAAATTTAAAGTATCACGGTTTAATACAAGCCTATTCTCGTACTAATAGAGTAATAAACGATACAAAACCTTATGGTAATATTTTAGTATTTAGAGACCAGGAAGAAGAAGTAAATAAAGCGATGATTCGTTTCTCTGGAGCTAAAATAGAAAAAGCAAAAGAAATTTGGTTAGTTGATGCAGCACCTAAAGTAATAGAAAAATATAAAGAGGCTGTAGAACAATTAAACCAATTTATGGAGGCTAAAGGTTTATCTTGTTCTCCTTCAGAAGTAAGTAATTTAAAAGGAGATGAAGCTCGTGCAGGTTTTATAAATGCTTTTAAAGAAGTACAACGTTATAAAACACAATTAGACCAATATACCGACCTTGAAGAAACACAAAACGAAACTATTGAAGCATTATTACCTGAAGATGATTTACGTTCCTTTAAATCGGTGTATTTAGACACAGCAAAACGTCTACAAGCAACACAGAACAAACAAGGGGATAAAGCATCAAAAGATGTTCAGCAATTAAATTTTGAATATGTGTTATTTTCATCTGCGATTATAGACTATGATTATATCATAGGCTTAATAGCACAATTTACACAAGACAAACCATCCAAGCATAAAATGACACGTGAGGAATTAATAAATTTATTAGGTTCTAGCTCCAATTTAATGGACGAACGCGAAGGCATCATTGCTTACATAAATACTTTAGAGGTTGGTAATGCCTTAAATGAAAAAGAAATACGCTTTGGTTATCAAAAATTTAAAGATGAAATATCTGCTAAAGAAATACAAGATATTGCAGACAAGCATAGTCTTACAAAAGAAAGTCTAAATGCTTTTATAAATGAAATTATGAACCGTATGATTTTTGATGGTGAAAAACTTACTGATTTATTAGAGCCTTTAGAATTAGGCTGGAAAGACCGCAGAGTAAAAGAATTAGCTTTAATGGAAGACTTAGTGCCATTATTAAATAAAATAGCTTTAGGGCGTGAAATAGCAGGATTAAACGCTTATGAATAA